The following coding sequences are from one Pigmentibacter sp. JX0631 window:
- a CDS encoding hemerythrin domain-containing protein, with the protein MDIIKKLINDHHNALALIEKLEKRTQKNDDKTQELVQKLYDEISLHAKSEEKALYKMCEKKNIKLRDIVLEGKIEHSLITRLLEKLISTTPGEDGKFKAILFVLKELLEHHALCDEEEELFPQIKKYFTERELIEMGKFFDDYKEELTVQ; encoded by the coding sequence ATGGATATTATAAAAAAATTGATAAATGATCATCATAATGCATTGGCTCTTATTGAAAAATTAGAAAAACGTACTCAGAAAAATGATGATAAAACACAGGAACTTGTCCAAAAGTTATATGATGAAATATCATTGCATGCTAAATCTGAAGAAAAAGCACTTTATAAAATGTGTGAGAAGAAAAATATTAAACTTAGAGATATTGTTTTAGAAGGTAAAATTGAACATTCTCTAATTACTAGGCTTTTGGAAAAATTAATTTCTACTACGCCTGGAGAAGATGGGAAATTTAAAGCTATTCTTTTTGTCTTAAAAGAACTCTTAGAGCACCATGCTCTTTGTGATGAAGAAGAAGAATTATTTCCACAAATTAAAAAATATTTTACGGAGAGGGAACTTATTGAAATGGGCAAGTTTTTTGATGACTATAAAGAAGAATTAACTGTACAATAA
- a CDS encoding DUF1328 family protein, which produces MLRWALFFLGIALVSAFCGFYLLANISAFTAKIIFIIFLILSILSFIDSFLERKS; this is translated from the coding sequence ATGTTACGTTGGGCATTGTTTTTTTTGGGTATTGCTTTAGTTTCTGCTTTCTGTGGATTTTATTTATTAGCAAACATATCCGCTTTTACAGCAAAAATTATATTTATCATATTTCTCATTCTAAGCATTTTATCGTTTATCGATTCATTCCTAGAAAGAAAAAGTTAA